From the Oceanibaculum indicum P24 genome, the window GGTGTAGTTCCGGGCGTTTTCCGCCTTCGGCAAAATCTTCACCAGCCCGCGATAGGTGTTGTTGGCGCGGCCGGCCGAGATGCCCTTGGAGATGATCGTGGATCGGGTGTTCTTGCCGATATGGATCATCTTGGTGCCGGTATCGGCCTGCTGCATGTTGTTGGTGATGGCGACGGAGTAGAACTCGCCCACCGAATTGTCGCCCTGCAGGATGCAGCTGGGATATTTCCAGGTGATCGCCGAGCCGGTCTCGACCTGGGTCCAGGACACCTTGGAATTGCGCCCCCGGCAGGCGGCCCGCTTGGTCACGAAATTATAGATGCCGCCCTTGCCGTTCTCGTCGCCCGGATACCAGTTCTGGACAGTGGAATATTTGATCTCGGCATCGTCCAGCGCCACCAGCTCGACCACGGCGGCATGCAGCTGGTTCTCGTCGCGCTGCGGTGCCGTGCAGCCCTCCAGATAGGAGACGTGGGAGCCCTCGTCGGCAATGATCAGGGTACGCTCGAACTGGCCGGTTTCCGAGGCGTTGATGCGGAAATAGGTGGACAACTCCATCGGGCAGCGCACGCCCTTCGGGATATAGACGAAGGAGCCGTCGGTGAAGACCGCCGAATTCAGCGTGGCGAAGAAATTGTCGCTGTAGGGCACGACCGAGCCGATATACTGGCGCACCAGATCAGGATAGTCGCGCAGCGCCTCGGAGATCGAGCAGAAGATGATGCCCTTCTCCTCCAGCTTCTTCTTGTAGGTGGTGGCCACCGACACGCTGTCGAACACGGCATCGACCGCCACGCCGGCCAGCCATTTCTGCTCCTGCAGCGGGATTCCCAGCTTCTCGTATGTGGCCAGCAGCTCGGGATCGACCTCGTCCAGGCTCTTCGGCTTGTCGTCCTTCGACTTCGGCGCCGCGTAGTAATAGGCGTCCTGATAGTCGATCGGCGGGTAGCCCAGCTTCGCCCAGTCCGGCTCCTCCATGGTCAGCCAGTGGCGATAGGCCTTCAGCCGCCATTCCAGCATCCAGTCGGGCTCGCCCTTCTTGGCGGAGATGAAGCGGATGATGTCCTCGTTCAGCCCCTTGGGCGCGCGCTCCATCTCGATGTCGGTGACGAAGCCGTACTTGTACTTCCGGTCTTCGAGCGCCTGGACCTGTTCGAGTGTTTCAGCCGTGCCAGCCATGATCTCTTACCTGTCTCAAACTCTGTTACTGCGGACGGGCGCCATCGCGCCGCGCCGAGGGTACCGGGAACATCTCGAAGGCCGACGGCATCGCCAGCATTTCCTGCAGCGATACCGCCGACAGCGCCTCGCGGATTGCCCGGTTCACCTTGTCCCAATTACCTCGCATGGCGCACAGCGCCTCGACATCGCAGCTGCCGACGGCGCCATCGACGCAGGCGGTCAGCGCGATCGGCCCTTCCATCGCGGTGATGATCTCGGCCACGGTGATCGACTTCGGATCGCGGCTCAGCGTGTAGCCGCCGGCGACGCCGCGCTGCGAGGCGATGATCTTGCCATGCGCCAGCATCTTCAGGACCTTGGAGACGGTGGGCAGCGGCACGCCGGTATCCTGCGCCAGCGCGGCCGCCGTCTTCGACCCTGCCGCCTCCGCTGTTTTCGCATCCCCGGAATCGGCGATCTCGCGCAGCTGGGCAAGCTGCCCCAGCACGACAATCGCATAGTCCGTCAATCGGTTGAGCCGAATCATTTCGCTGCCTTCTCGTGACGCCGAAACCGGCCATAATCAATTTGGACCGGATTAGTACGATATAAGGGGTGCGGTCAAGAAGAATTCAAGCGTTGCAAGCGCTTGCGAGCGATTCGCAAAGCCTAGTCAGAGGCCGATAACCACCGGTGAGGCGAGTTGGCGAACGGTCTTGACCACCGCCATGGCGACGATCTTGCCGGTCTTCGGATTGTCCTCCGTGGGGACGACATCCTCGACGAAGCGGAAGCTGCCGAAGGCGCCGCGCGCTTCCACCTCGATGATGTGGGTGTCGATGGTGGTGTCGGCGATGATGGTGAGATGCGTCTTGTCGAGGCCCAGCCCGGCCAGTGCCACCGCCGCCGAGATGTTCACATTCTGCGGATAGAGCCTGGCCCCTTCCCGCGCCGAGCCCTGGAACAGCACGGTCGGTTCCGCCATGTCGTCCAGGTCGAAAGCCTCCTCGGCGATGGTCCCGGTCCAGGCGGACGGGTCCTTGCGCACCACCATGCGCACGCTGTCCAGCCCGCCGACAGCCGCCGCGGACAGCATGTCCAGCGCGCCGATGCCGGCCGAGGCGATGATGAGGCGGCGGCCGAACCGTTCCGCCGCGCCGGTCAGCCGCTCCAGCAGTTCCGGGTCGGCGGCGAAGGCACCGATGGAGGTCACGACCAGATCGCTGCCGCTCAGCAGCACGCGCTCGCCATAATCCCGCAGCGCCTGATGGCCGGCCACCTCCAGCACCGCATCAAACTGCTGCTGGAAGAACTTCTCCGGCTCGGTCAGCACCAGCGGGCCATCCGGCCCCAGGTCACGCGCACGGCGCACCAGGACGGCCGGGATCTTCACCAGATCGTCATCGGTAAAGGCGGCGCAGACCGCCTTGCCGATGGCGCCATAGCCGATCAGGCCGAGCCGGCGGATACCCATCTCAGAGACGGCCTTCCAGCGTCGCCACCTCGTCCGGCCCGAAACCGACCAGCCGGCGGTCGCCCAGATCGATGACCGGGCGCTTGATGACGGAGAGATTCTCCAGCATCGAAGGCACCGGATTCTGGCCCTGCAGCAACGCCTGGGTGGCGTCGTCCAGCTTGCGCCAGGTGGTGCCCTTGCGGTTCACCAGCTTGTCGGTCCCCAGCTCCTTCACCCAGGCTTCGGCGGTCTTGGCGTCCAGCCCCTGCTTCTTGAAGTCGTGGAACTGATACTCCACGCCCTTCTCCTCCAGCCAGGCGCGGGCCTTCTTCACCGTGCCGCAATTCGGAATGCCATAGAGGGTGATCATCGTTTCTTCCTTCTCTTTTCTGTCCTACAGCTTGCCGGCCATCGGCAGCAGCACGTCGATGACCGAAGCGCCCAGCCGCATGGCGCGTTCCGGCGACCAGCCTTCCTCCGGGCGCGGCGTATCGGCAGTGTCCTTGAAGGGCTGCTCCAGCGTCATCGCCAGCACGCCCTGGAACTCGGCCAGATAGCCGGTGGAGGTGGTGAGGTTGCCCTTGCCCGGCGCCGAGGCCGGATAACCATGGACGGTCTGGAAATCCGGGTTGATCGCCGCGTACCGGTCCTTGAACTCCTCCAGCAACTCTAGCCGCTCCGGCATCACCGAGGGCACGCCCTCGAAACCGGCGATGAAATTATAAGGCAGCACCTCGTCACCATGGACATCAAGGCACAGCTTGATGCCGGTCTCGATCATCCGCTGGCGGACATGGAACACTTCCGGGCTCTTCTCCAGGCTGGGCTCCTTCCATTCCCGGTTCAGATTGGCGCCCGCCGCGTTGGTGCGCAAATTGCCGCGCCGGCTGCCGTCCGGGTTCATGTTCGGAACGACATAGAGCACGGCGCGTTCCAGCAGCGCGCGGGACGCTGCGTCCGCCGGGTCGAGCAGCCGGTCCAGAAAGCCTTCGACCCACCATTCGGCCATGGTCTCGCCGGGATGCTGGCGGGCGATCACCCACAGGGCCGGCTTGCCGTCCGCCGGCTCGCCGATTTCCAGGATGTCGATGTCCTGCCCGTCCAGCGTGCGGCCCGGCACTTCCAGCGTCACCAGTGGCGAGGTCAGCGCGTCCGCCACCAGATCGGCATGCCGCTCCATCGAATAGGGCGCGAAATAGGCGTAATAGACCGCGTCCGAGGTCGGCACATGCTCGATGGTCATGATCTTGCCGTCGAACCGTGTCGGCACGCGGAACCAGTCCTGCCGGTCATAGGAGGCGACAGCCTGGTAATTCTCGAAACCGCCCGGATAGGAGGTCTGGCCGGCATTCTCGACAACCAGGGTCAGCGCCCGGCCGCGCGTGCCGGTGACGCGGAAATAGAACCACTGCGAGAAGTCCGCCGCATTGTCCTTGCGGATACGCAGGCGGGCGGTTGCGTCGGCGATGGAGACGACCTCGATGTTGCCGCCATCGAAGGCGCTGCTGATTGCGATCATGAAAAACCTGACAGGCTAGGGAGCTTTAACAAGGAAACACCGGAACGGCAGGAACCCTACCCTCCCGCCGGTGCGAAGCCAATGGCCGGCGGCCACGAACCACACATCTTCAGGCGATAGCGTCATGCCCTCCACACATAGGACATCCGCACCGCCTGTCCATGGCGCCAGCCGCGCAAAAGGACCAGATAAATTGCGGGCAAGCCAGCAAAGCCGGAATGAGTGCCGGCTTGACGCAAGATTTGGTTGCCGTCACTGTGTTTGCCACGAGCATTAGGAATCGTAGGTAAACATATCGATTCGACCCTGGAATCGACCTTAACCAATCCGAAGGGATTGGAGACGATAATCAAAAACGAGGAACGCACCACCGGTTCAGGATACCCGGCCGCCTATACCGGCAAGGCCAGGGTCACCAGGCGGAAAGGCACGTAGAAGACATGCTCTATCATCTCTATGAAATGCAGCAGGCTGCGCTCGCTCCGGTGCGCATCATGACGGATGCAACACAGGCGCTGATGCGCAATCCCTGGGTACCGCTCAGCTATACCCAGTTCGGACAGTCGCTGGCCGCCGGCGCGGAAGTGCTGGAAGGTGTCATCAAGCAGCGCAACAAGCCGGACTGGCGCCTGGACACGACCCAGATCGACGGCAAGACCGTACCTGTAACGCAGGAAATCGCGCTCAGCCTGCCCTTCTGCGACCTGCTGCATTTCAAGCGTGATGCCAAGGGGCTGAACGATCCGAAAACCCTCGTCGTCGCGCCGATGTCCGGCCATTACGCCACGCTGCTGCGCGGCACGGTCCAAGCCCTGCTGCCGGGCCACGACGTCTATGTGACCGACTGGCACGATGCGCGGGACATCCCCGAATCCGAAGGTGCCTTCAACCTCGATTCCTATATCGATTATCTGATGCAGTTCATGCGGCATCTGGGCCGCGACACCCATCTGATCGCGGTCTGCCAGCCGGCGCCGATGGTGCTGGCTGCGGTTTCGCTGATGGCCGCCGCCGACGACAAGGCGCAGCCGCGCAGCATGACCCTGATGGGCGGGCCGGTCGATACGCGCGCCAACCCGACCATCGTGACCCGCTTCGCCGAGAACCGCTCCATGGACTGGTTCGAGCGCCATGTGGTGGCCACCGTACCGCTGCATTATCCGGGTGCCGGGCGGCGGGTCTATCCGGGCTTCATGCAGGTCGGCGCCTTCATTTCGATGAATCCGGGCCGCCACTTCCACGCCCATATCGACCAGTTCAAGCATCTGGTCCGCGGCGATGGCGAATCGGCCGACGGGCACCGGCGCTTCTACGACGAATATCTGACCGTGCAGGACATCTCCGCCGACTTCTACCTCGATACAGTGGAGCATGTGTTCAAGCTGCACTCGCTGCCGAAAGGCACGATGCGCTGGCGTACCCAGCGCGTCGATCCGGCCGCCATCACCAAGACCGCGCTGATGACCATCGAGGGTGAGCTGGACGACATCTCCGCCCCCGGCCAGACGCTGGCGGCGCATGATCTGGTGAAGAACCTGCCGAAATCCATGCAGGAGCATTACCTGCAGAAGGGCGTTGGCCATTACGGCATCTTCAACGGCCGCCGCTGGCGCGAGCAGATCATGCCGCGCATCGCCAGCTTCATCCGCAAGCACGAAAAGTAGGAAACCCGGCTACTCGGCTGCCTGGCTGGTCTCCGAAGCGGCCTCATAGGCCTGCTTCAGATGCTGGTACTTGTTGCGCAGGTGATCGGCCAGCAGCCGTGAGAGCAGTGCCGAGTCGCGCTTCACCAGCGCGTCCAGGATCAGGTCATGCTCCGCGACCGCATGGTCCCAGCGCTCGCCGGACAGGTTCGCCATATAGCGGAAGCGCCGGATGCGCCCGTTCAGCGCGCCATAGGTCTGCGCCAGCGTGGCATTGCCGGCCCCTTCAATGATCGCCAGATGGATCGCCTGGTTCAGCTTGAAGTAGCTGTGCAGGTCGGCGCGCGCGTGGCAGGCCAGCATCTCGTAATGCAGCGCCTTCACCTCGGCGATGGCCACATCGGTCATCCGGCTGGCCGCCAGCGATCCCGCCAGCCCTTCCAGCGCCACCATAACCTCGACGATCTCGTCCAGCTCCACCACGGTCAGCGGGGCGACCACGGCCCCCC encodes:
- a CDS encoding M14 family metallopeptidase translates to MIAISSAFDGGNIEVVSIADATARLRIRKDNAADFSQWFYFRVTGTRGRALTLVVENAGQTSYPGGFENYQAVASYDRQDWFRVPTRFDGKIMTIEHVPTSDAVYYAYFAPYSMERHADLVADALTSPLVTLEVPGRTLDGQDIDILEIGEPADGKPALWVIARQHPGETMAEWWVEGFLDRLLDPADAASRALLERAVLYVVPNMNPDGSRRGNLRTNAAGANLNREWKEPSLEKSPEVFHVRQRMIETGIKLCLDVHGDEVLPYNFIAGFEGVPSVMPERLELLEEFKDRYAAINPDFQTVHGYPASAPGKGNLTTSTGYLAEFQGVLAMTLEQPFKDTADTPRPEEGWSPERAMRLGASVIDVLLPMAGKL
- the sufB gene encoding Fe-S cluster assembly protein SufB; this translates as MAGTAETLEQVQALEDRKYKYGFVTDIEMERAPKGLNEDIIRFISAKKGEPDWMLEWRLKAYRHWLTMEEPDWAKLGYPPIDYQDAYYYAAPKSKDDKPKSLDEVDPELLATYEKLGIPLQEQKWLAGVAVDAVFDSVSVATTYKKKLEEKGIIFCSISEALRDYPDLVRQYIGSVVPYSDNFFATLNSAVFTDGSFVYIPKGVRCPMELSTYFRINASETGQFERTLIIADEGSHVSYLEGCTAPQRDENQLHAAVVELVALDDAEIKYSTVQNWYPGDENGKGGIYNFVTKRAACRGRNSKVSWTQVETGSAITWKYPSCILQGDNSVGEFYSVAITNNMQQADTGTKMIHIGKNTRSTIISKGISAGRANNTYRGLVKILPKAENARNYTQCDSLLIGDKCGAHTVPYIEQRNPTAKIEHEATTAKISEDQLFYCKQRGLSEEDAVSVIVNGFCKEVMKELPMEFAVEAQKLIGISLEGSVG
- a CDS encoding aspartate dehydrogenase, with amino-acid sequence MGIRRLGLIGYGAIGKAVCAAFTDDDLVKIPAVLVRRARDLGPDGPLVLTEPEKFFQQQFDAVLEVAGHQALRDYGERVLLSGSDLVVTSIGAFAADPELLERLTGAAERFGRRLIIASAGIGALDMLSAAAVGGLDSVRMVVRKDPSAWTGTIAEEAFDLDDMAEPTVLFQGSAREGARLYPQNVNISAAVALAGLGLDKTHLTIIADTTIDTHIIEVEARGAFGSFRFVEDVVPTEDNPKTGKIVAMAVVKTVRQLASPVVIGL
- a CDS encoding polyhydroxyalkanoate depolymerase, whose product is MLYHLYEMQQAALAPVRIMTDATQALMRNPWVPLSYTQFGQSLAAGAEVLEGVIKQRNKPDWRLDTTQIDGKTVPVTQEIALSLPFCDLLHFKRDAKGLNDPKTLVVAPMSGHYATLLRGTVQALLPGHDVYVTDWHDARDIPESEGAFNLDSYIDYLMQFMRHLGRDTHLIAVCQPAPMVLAAVSLMAAADDKAQPRSMTLMGGPVDTRANPTIVTRFAENRSMDWFERHVVATVPLHYPGAGRRVYPGFMQVGAFISMNPGRHFHAHIDQFKHLVRGDGESADGHRRFYDEYLTVQDISADFYLDTVEHVFKLHSLPKGTMRWRTQRVDPAAITKTALMTIEGELDDISAPGQTLAAHDLVKNLPKSMQEHYLQKGVGHYGIFNGRRWREQIMPRIASFIRKHEK
- a CDS encoding GntR family transcriptional regulator; this translates as MALLASDTVTEQRIARRSLHDEVVERLRDLIVEGELEPGKRVPERVLCERFGISRTPLREALKVLASEGLVELLPNRGAVVAPLTVVELDEIVEVMVALEGLAGSLAASRMTDVAIAEVKALHYEMLACHARADLHSYFKLNQAIHLAIIEGAGNATLAQTYGALNGRIRRFRYMANLSGERWDHAVAEHDLILDALVKRDSALLSRLLADHLRNKYQHLKQAYEAASETSQAAE
- a CDS encoding arsenate reductase, whose amino-acid sequence is MITLYGIPNCGTVKKARAWLEEKGVEYQFHDFKKQGLDAKTAEAWVKELGTDKLVNRKGTTWRKLDDATQALLQGQNPVPSMLENLSVIKRPVIDLGDRRLVGFGPDEVATLEGRL
- a CDS encoding SUF system Fe-S cluster assembly regulator; its protein translation is MIRLNRLTDYAIVVLGQLAQLREIADSGDAKTAEAAGSKTAAALAQDTGVPLPTVSKVLKMLAHGKIIASQRGVAGGYTLSRDPKSITVAEIITAMEGPIALTACVDGAVGSCDVEALCAMRGNWDKVNRAIREALSAVSLQEMLAMPSAFEMFPVPSARRDGARPQ